In the Candidatus Cloacimonas acidaminovorans str. Evry genome, one interval contains:
- the efp gene encoding elongation factor P yields MATMADIRNGMVIEFKDDLYEVIEFLHVKPGKGPAFLRSKLKNIRTGRVLENTFRESDTFNEVRIERTKKEYLYRDGDFLVLMDSDNYEQMHIDGSLLGDKENLLTENMEVIVSGTADGKVVGIELPTTVVQTIAECEPNLKGNTASGSGKVAYTETGLRLMVPFFVEPGDKIKIDTRTGEYIERAN; encoded by the coding sequence ATGGCTACGATGGCTGATATTAGAAACGGAATGGTCATTGAATTCAAAGATGACCTATATGAGGTGATAGAATTTCTCCATGTAAAACCAGGTAAAGGACCTGCTTTTCTGCGTTCAAAGCTGAAAAATATACGCACGGGAAGGGTTTTGGAAAATACTTTTAGAGAAAGTGACACCTTCAATGAAGTTCGTATTGAACGCACTAAAAAGGAATATTTATATAGAGATGGAGATTTTTTGGTGCTGATGGATAGCGATAACTATGAACAGATGCACATAGATGGATCGCTATTGGGAGATAAAGAAAATCTGCTTACGGAAAATATGGAGGTTATCGTATCGGGAACTGCTGATGGAAAAGTTGTGGGAATAGAACTGCCAACAACTGTAGTTCAAACCATAGCTGAATGTGAGCCCAATTTGAAAGGAAACACTGCTTCCGGAAGTGGTAAAGTTGCCTATACGGAAACAGGTTTACGCTTGATGGTTCCTTTCTTTGTAGAACCGGGAGATAAAATTAAAATTGACACCCGCACGGGTGAATATATAGAAAGAGCAAATTAA
- a CDS encoding T9SS type A sorting domain-containing protein, translating into MPCLIWKRITLLITIIFVGSLSALVPPVPMYKNPPIAWEATRLEGSFFAEGTLKIGKRNLPNNILVLRVQFSDVSFRAQAGYPDNLVHDDVFFNRWMIHLKDFFLEASHLQYELDYYIYPQVLTMPHSLSFYGADGDNDIDVDLPQILPDILALIDEEVDFSQYGGIIIFHSGTGQESDINSIRPNEIWSTFLTRKKLQKYFDPENDLYAGYPTDDGSYLTNIIIVPEDEFQDYFPSAGEENASNYLFSMYGVLAHQLGHLLGLPTLYDNDDSNGISQGIGNWGLMGTGLWNGSGYVPAQLCAWSRYFLGWETPLVLFQNSNNNSVDYFLNHSPEAIRLYKVPISTTEYFLIENRQQNPDGSLDPLSNLPSYSFKLLPAGEQDYYEDNPLTPEDESLLPYFNFMENTYLGSEWDFFLPGLGGPIPDNSPFPVDGSGILIWHIDENVINANFTANFDRNYVNSNALHKGVDLEEADGIQHLDTAAYNIYKWGSPYDSFRAGNNNYFGNQHHNGMLSLPTSESYYGGIPLEITDISNSGNQMTFSVNFGWRLTTSYQGINPINACAIDFDGDGKDELFFPLPNGKIYIWENEELLSNYPIQLPFYMPYNYTWDGESIYLPLQRDEVCCLYKLNSAEHYYAFRSNAYSWLGHPVDIGENLALPLKINADDNAFAINLYNKTDMTVASLADYSGKFIANLIHYDNQLSVVYQNAEGEYWLSEIDLSDYDKKEIKLPIPADSIIVAVFKAPIADTENLIIQCPNSVYCLQGANIVEGFPYVHNLVAASDSCFIAPLTFADVDGNGSLDILIGGESDFAIIDYSGKLMNPENQNPELHTDFISAGIYAMDIDNDNNAEIIGNFKYNRLNIWEHNYRPKMGYPVSFAERSRTLPFVSQASDNNWYIYCATDNGLLFRNKLENKPQITPACNWICEYGNLRRSASYTKMELPNQYQTDELFVPGQVYIYPNPLKSIYRQKIQLNVMTSRDAELELSIFDISGTLVYRQKGYAKAYLKNLDIFDIPADKLCSGVYIAIIKSSTSSKRLKFAIEK; encoded by the coding sequence ATGCCTTGCCTTATCTGGAAGCGGATAACATTGCTGATAACCATTATTTTTGTTGGTTCATTATCAGCTTTGGTTCCTCCTGTTCCAATGTATAAAAATCCACCTATTGCCTGGGAAGCCACGCGTTTGGAAGGATCATTTTTTGCGGAAGGAACATTAAAAATCGGCAAAAGAAATCTACCTAATAACATTCTGGTTTTAAGGGTGCAGTTTAGTGATGTCTCTTTTCGGGCTCAGGCAGGATATCCTGATAATTTGGTTCACGACGATGTTTTTTTTAATCGTTGGATGATTCATTTGAAGGATTTTTTTCTGGAAGCAAGTCATTTACAATATGAACTGGACTATTATATATATCCGCAAGTGTTGACAATGCCTCATTCCCTTTCCTTTTACGGAGCTGATGGAGATAATGATATAGATGTAGATTTACCTCAAATTTTACCTGATATTTTGGCTTTAATAGATGAGGAAGTTGATTTTAGTCAATATGGAGGCATCATTATTTTTCATTCCGGAACCGGACAGGAATCCGATATCAATTCTATCCGCCCCAACGAAATCTGGAGCACTTTTTTAACCCGGAAGAAACTGCAAAAGTATTTTGATCCGGAAAATGATTTGTATGCCGGTTATCCGACTGATGACGGAAGTTATTTAACTAACATTATTATAGTGCCTGAAGATGAGTTTCAGGATTACTTTCCTTCCGCAGGTGAAGAAAATGCATCCAATTACCTCTTTAGTATGTATGGAGTGCTGGCTCATCAATTAGGTCATTTATTAGGTTTACCTACTTTATATGATAATGATGATAGTAATGGTATCAGCCAGGGAATTGGCAACTGGGGTTTAATGGGAACTGGTTTATGGAATGGAAGTGGTTATGTTCCGGCTCAGCTTTGTGCCTGGTCCCGTTATTTTTTAGGTTGGGAAACACCCCTTGTGCTCTTTCAGAATAGCAATAATAACTCTGTGGATTACTTTCTCAATCATTCTCCGGAAGCAATCCGTCTTTACAAAGTGCCAATTTCTACTACGGAATATTTTTTAATTGAAAACCGGCAACAAAATCCCGATGGTAGTTTAGACCCTCTTAGTAACCTTCCCAGTTATAGTTTCAAACTTCTTCCTGCAGGTGAGCAGGATTATTATGAAGATAATCCTTTAACTCCTGAAGACGAATCCCTGTTACCCTATTTCAACTTTATGGAAAATACCTATTTAGGTAGTGAATGGGATTTTTTTCTTCCCGGATTGGGAGGTCCGATTCCGGATAACAGTCCTTTTCCAGTAGATGGATCGGGAATTCTTATCTGGCATATAGATGAAAATGTAATTAATGCCAACTTCACGGCTAATTTTGATCGGAATTATGTAAATTCCAATGCGCTACATAAAGGTGTTGACTTAGAAGAAGCAGATGGAATTCAGCATCTGGATACTGCTGCCTATAATATTTATAAATGGGGAAGCCCTTATGACAGTTTCCGAGCCGGTAATAACAATTATTTCGGTAATCAGCATCATAACGGAATGCTTTCCTTGCCTACTTCGGAAAGCTATTATGGAGGGATTCCTTTAGAAATAACCGATATTTCTAACAGCGGAAATCAAATGACTTTTTCCGTGAATTTTGGCTGGCGATTAACTACTTCTTATCAGGGAATCAATCCTATCAATGCTTGTGCTATTGATTTTGACGGTGATGGAAAAGATGAATTATTTTTTCCTCTGCCGAATGGCAAAATATATATCTGGGAAAATGAAGAATTGCTAAGTAACTATCCTATCCAATTGCCTTTTTATATGCCTTACAATTACACTTGGGATGGTGAAAGCATTTATCTGCCACTGCAGAGAGATGAAGTATGCTGTTTATATAAATTAAATAGTGCAGAACATTATTATGCTTTCAGGTCTAATGCTTATAGCTGGTTAGGTCATCCTGTGGATATAGGAGAAAATTTGGCTCTGCCCCTAAAAATAAATGCCGACGATAATGCCTTTGCCATTAACCTTTATAACAAAACCGATATGACGGTAGCGTCTTTGGCGGATTATAGCGGTAAATTTATTGCCAATCTGATCCATTATGATAATCAGCTTTCCGTTGTGTACCAAAATGCTGAAGGTGAATATTGGCTGAGCGAGATTGATTTAAGCGACTACGACAAAAAGGAAATAAAATTGCCTATCCCTGCTGATTCTATTATTGTAGCGGTTTTTAAGGCACCAATAGCGGATACGGAGAATTTGATTATTCAATGTCCTAATAGTGTTTATTGTTTGCAAGGCGCAAATATTGTAGAGGGTTTTCCTTATGTGCACAATCTTGTTGCTGCATCGGACAGCTGTTTTATTGCTCCTCTAACTTTTGCGGATGTTGATGGCAATGGTTCTTTGGATATCTTGATCGGAGGCGAAAGCGATTTTGCCATTATTGACTATTCCGGAAAATTGATGAATCCGGAAAACCAAAATCCGGAACTGCATACGGATTTTATCAGCGCAGGAATATACGCTATGGACATAGATAATGATAACAATGCAGAAATAATAGGGAATTTTAAGTATAACCGGCTTAATATTTGGGAGCATAATTACCGTCCCAAAATGGGTTATCCCGTCTCTTTTGCTGAACGCAGCAGAACCTTGCCTTTTGTTTCCCAAGCTTCCGATAATAATTGGTATATTTATTGTGCCACCGATAATGGCTTGCTGTTTAGAAATAAACTGGAAAATAAGCCCCAGATAACTCCTGCTTGCAATTGGATTTGCGAATACGGTAATTTAAGACGCAGTGCTTCTTATACTAAAATGGAATTGCCCAATCAATATCAGACCGATGAACTTTTTGTGCCGGGACAGGTATATATCTATCCCAATCCCTTAAAATCCATTTACCGACAAAAAATACAGCTTAATGTTATGACCAGTCGCGATGCAGAATTGGAGCTAAGCATTTTTGATATTAGTGGAACCTTGGTTTATCGTCAAAAAGGTTATGCCAAGGCATATCTTAAAAACCTGGATATTTTTGATATTCCTGCAGATAAACTTTGCAGTGGGGTTTACATTGCTATTATTAAATCCTCAACGAGCAGCAAGCGACTCAAGTTTGCCATTGAAAAATAA
- a CDS encoding PorV/PorQ family protein yields MKHTIITLCIMLIGGMCFAGIDENAGTYGYKFLNVPYGPVSLSLAGRGVFSIDNPGSFLLQPAASCMNDQHLLGITHNMWLADTQANMIAYSFAQRKSHFGIAMRNLDYGEIENRDDMGFLIGNYHPLDIDVTANYAHRVTPSIYAGANLGILYQKLNTASSLALHTDLGFCWLPPVKDAKITLVGRNLGIANHTDEERVKLPVCFELDINKGFSVAEQHLILGGSVIQTLDEDLKGNVNLECELFQLLTLRGGYLLGYDAQDFSAGFGVKYKNISVDYGYGAFNSELNDVHSFGVTYRF; encoded by the coding sequence ATGAAACATACAATAATTACCTTATGCATAATGCTGATTGGGGGAATGTGTTTTGCCGGCATTGATGAAAATGCCGGAACTTACGGCTATAAATTTTTGAATGTTCCCTACGGACCTGTATCTTTGTCCTTAGCAGGAAGAGGTGTGTTCAGCATTGATAATCCGGGTTCCTTTTTGTTGCAACCAGCAGCTTCTTGTATGAATGATCAACATCTTTTAGGCATTACACATAATATGTGGTTGGCAGATACCCAGGCAAATATGATTGCTTATTCTTTTGCTCAACGAAAAAGCCATTTCGGGATAGCTATGCGTAATTTGGATTATGGGGAAATTGAAAACAGGGACGATATGGGTTTTTTAATCGGTAATTATCATCCTTTGGATATTGATGTTACGGCAAATTATGCTCATCGTGTAACGCCCTCTATTTATGCAGGAGCTAATTTGGGAATTTTATACCAAAAACTGAATACTGCCAGCAGTTTAGCTTTGCATACGGACCTTGGTTTTTGTTGGCTTCCTCCCGTTAAAGATGCTAAAATAACTTTGGTAGGAAGAAATTTGGGAATTGCTAATCATACAGATGAAGAAAGAGTAAAATTACCGGTTTGTTTTGAATTGGATATAAACAAAGGATTTTCTGTTGCAGAACAGCATTTAATCTTAGGCGGTTCGGTAATTCAGACCTTAGATGAAGACCTTAAAGGCAATGTTAATTTAGAATGTGAACTCTTTCAACTACTTACTTTAAGGGGTGGTTATCTTTTGGGCTATGATGCTCAGGATTTTAGTGCCGGCTTTGGAGTGAAATATAAAAATATCTCTGTGGATTATGGCTACGGTGCTTTCAATAGTGAATTGAACGATGTTCACTCTTTTGGTGTAACTTACAGATTTTAG
- a CDS encoding S8 family serine peptidase, which produces MKDFWTIFKLCKFWFLLLFLSLGIFVFAEITPGQLIFKTTIPVEIKGTQTGLSAFDNFLSQKGVTQIKPIKGMHQPTYYLANVSDVPPAEVLEQLSFPGIQYVQPNYLRKLHSTPNDPLYSQQYHYISSIPAAWNYTVGSNYVKIGIVDSGMLIHHPDLWQNLAINTNEIPDNGIDDDHNGYIDDWCGWDFTDAPEMAGNALGDFLDQDNDVEDENFHGTHVSGIAGAVGNNGIGVVGVCWNVGILPIRAGFRTLDNQGFLQDDDVSAAIIYATDNGCNVINMSWGDPNYSAIIADACEYAYNKGVVLVASAGNDAGPGLSYPAKLSTVISVGSINIAKQLSTFSSYGDDLDLVALGERVLSTYKLTTDEQYFYMDGTSMSAAFVTGAVALLLSLHPGLSPAEVKARLISATDDLAPVGFDIRTGHGLLNVKKLLDNLDPPFLEITSPQDQLGISGSVPIIGSVYGSDFANYTVAYKKEKDQNDTNWKDVTEHIETLTKYSQPVHNDTLAIFYLPNNFPEGKYLLRLQYEKTLHNMNRYNIYRTVIVDRTPPVLRTETISYFTRWTKLNLEYYVAANFDEIVNTQLKITASDGLIYNVYSSLADSIQIWKLPSSIPEGMIDVQFIATNIAGLTFVSDIFTNFLNIHYYLIPQYGYTKEIIGPPQKPLLRKRDYNGNGIAEYVAMEIPASGYGSVKAFEPYPGGHIVTNDFGDSFWPLDIGSTYTTGSKSELLLLRGENAEMWLTPIGGNYPSNCNDSLVIALDTGIAGGVMADYDNDGKTEILLVKNLPAERVIQAYKRVSSGALAPRNTISNPTSTYSRNNFVPTIIVDNFDGDNYPDILCADTDGDVMIFEIINATQHQLCWTTRLPIGNTYSLTAGDFNGDGHKDFFVAGYVTDIVNQNLNFWLGEGFRNIGNNNYTSMGSIMFNEVSSMNSITSDDLDQDGCDEIILAITPNLYVLKYINGKFVPIFYDVSSHNYQVSTWEDENGIIRILGNVKTVGDNPALAEWTPEEPFTGPPTPANLTVKPLNESSIKVSWTSTGAPEYALYRKDEEGNVTRNILTGVTSFTDTNLQQGKVYKYAIASCDPSYTPIESIIGPWIEGIPLPKPELVQITFAGQKELRLFFNQEMPGAIINPACYYVSNGMGNPVSANSISANSGVQLRFRNNFPAIDSLFVLELRNIYGISGVEPETPFYYFAYIEDIIPPEITGVKVLPSKQEITIQFSEEISSLPALYPANYNLHCPKNDPDNKIVSVSHSVDTVTIKFAEKLKFSNYAYYLEVNNITDLAGNLISPQGNLVRFSIQNLDNLENLNVYPNPVTSKHSPQVTFINFPVNKKGKIAIYSSSGQLVFQDDIGPFSVENNNITYTWNLRNNNQRPVSSGIYFYVVEMGGKIKRGKLAIIK; this is translated from the coding sequence GTGAAGGACTTTTGGACCATATTTAAACTATGCAAATTCTGGTTTCTTCTCCTGTTTTTAAGCTTGGGTATTTTTGTTTTTGCCGAAATTACTCCTGGTCAGCTTATTTTTAAAACCACTATTCCCGTTGAAATTAAAGGAACCCAAACCGGATTATCTGCTTTTGACAATTTTCTTAGCCAAAAAGGAGTTACGCAGATAAAGCCCATTAAGGGTATGCACCAGCCCACTTATTATCTGGCAAATGTTTCTGATGTGCCTCCTGCTGAGGTCTTGGAACAATTAAGTTTTCCGGGTATTCAATATGTTCAGCCCAATTATTTGAGAAAATTGCACTCAACTCCCAACGATCCATTATACAGTCAACAGTATCATTATATCAGCAGCATTCCCGCTGCCTGGAATTATACGGTTGGCAGTAATTATGTTAAAATCGGTATTGTGGATTCAGGAATGTTAATTCACCACCCCGATCTGTGGCAAAACCTTGCTATCAATACTAACGAAATTCCCGATAACGGAATTGATGATGATCATAATGGTTATATAGATGATTGGTGTGGATGGGATTTTACTGATGCACCTGAAATGGCAGGTAATGCTTTAGGGGACTTCTTAGATCAGGATAATGATGTGGAAGATGAAAATTTTCATGGAACCCATGTTTCGGGCATTGCAGGTGCAGTTGGAAATAACGGAATAGGAGTTGTTGGGGTCTGTTGGAATGTAGGTATTTTACCTATTAGAGCTGGTTTTAGAACACTTGATAATCAGGGCTTTTTACAAGATGATGATGTTTCCGCTGCTATTATTTATGCCACAGATAACGGGTGTAATGTGATTAATATGAGTTGGGGTGATCCCAATTATTCTGCTATCATAGCTGACGCCTGTGAATATGCTTATAACAAAGGAGTTGTATTAGTTGCCTCGGCAGGAAATGATGCAGGACCCGGTTTAAGCTATCCTGCCAAGCTTTCTACAGTTATTTCTGTCGGTTCAATCAATATTGCCAAGCAGCTTTCCACTTTTTCCAGTTATGGAGATGATTTAGACCTCGTAGCATTGGGAGAAAGAGTTCTATCTACTTATAAACTTACTACTGATGAACAATATTTCTATATGGATGGAACCTCTATGAGTGCAGCTTTTGTAACTGGAGCTGTGGCATTACTCCTATCTTTGCATCCTGGCTTGAGTCCTGCAGAAGTTAAAGCTCGTTTAATTTCTGCTACGGATGATTTAGCTCCTGTCGGCTTTGATATTAGAACCGGTCATGGTTTGTTGAATGTTAAGAAACTGCTGGATAATTTAGACCCTCCTTTTTTAGAAATTACCAGTCCGCAGGATCAATTAGGAATTAGTGGTTCGGTTCCTATTATAGGTTCTGTCTATGGTTCTGATTTTGCGAATTATACTGTTGCCTATAAGAAAGAAAAAGACCAAAATGACACTAACTGGAAAGATGTTACAGAACATATTGAAACGCTAACAAAATATAGTCAGCCAGTTCATAACGATACTCTGGCTATATTTTATCTTCCGAATAATTTCCCCGAAGGAAAATATCTCCTGCGACTGCAATACGAAAAAACCTTGCACAATATGAACCGCTATAATATTTATAGAACAGTTATTGTAGATCGCACTCCTCCAGTTTTAAGAACGGAAACTATCTCCTATTTTACCCGTTGGACAAAGCTAAATCTGGAATATTATGTTGCAGCTAATTTTGATGAAATAGTTAATACTCAGCTCAAAATAACCGCTTCAGATGGGCTAATCTATAATGTTTATTCTTCTCTTGCGGATAGCATTCAGATTTGGAAATTACCTTCCTCTATTCCGGAAGGAATGATTGATGTCCAATTTATTGCTACCAATATTGCTGGTTTAACCTTTGTTTCTGATATCTTTACTAATTTTTTGAACATTCATTATTATCTAATTCCTCAATATGGATATACTAAAGAAATTATAGGACCTCCCCAAAAGCCGTTGTTGCGTAAAAGGGATTATAACGGCAATGGCATAGCTGAATATGTTGCTATGGAAATTCCGGCCAGTGGTTATGGTTCTGTAAAAGCATTTGAACCCTACCCCGGAGGACATATTGTAACAAATGATTTTGGGGATTCTTTTTGGCCCCTTGATATCGGTTCCACTTATACTACAGGTTCTAAAAGTGAGTTGCTTTTGTTGAGAGGCGAAAATGCTGAAATGTGGCTGACTCCTATAGGGGGAAATTATCCCAGTAACTGTAATGACAGCTTAGTAATTGCTTTGGACACAGGAATTGCGGGAGGAGTGATGGCAGATTATGATAATGATGGCAAAACCGAAATCCTCTTGGTTAAAAATTTACCTGCCGAACGGGTTATTCAAGCATATAAAAGAGTTTCCTCAGGTGCTTTAGCGCCAAGAAATACTATTAGCAACCCCACTTCTACTTATAGCCGTAATAACTTTGTTCCTACAATCATTGTAGATAACTTTGATGGTGATAACTATCCCGATATTTTATGTGCCGACACTGATGGTGATGTAATGATTTTTGAAATTATTAATGCAACACAACATCAATTATGCTGGACAACCCGACTTCCTATAGGAAATACATATTCTCTTACCGCTGGGGATTTTAATGGCGATGGACACAAGGATTTCTTTGTTGCCGGTTATGTTACCGATATTGTTAATCAAAATCTCAATTTCTGGTTAGGAGAGGGATTTCGGAATATAGGTAATAACAATTATACCTCTATGGGCAGCATTATGTTCAATGAGGTCTCCTCTATGAATTCCATTACCAGTGACGACTTGGATCAGGATGGCTGTGACGAAATTATTTTAGCTATCACTCCCAATTTATATGTTTTGAAATATATTAATGGTAAATTCGTTCCTATTTTCTATGATGTAAGCTCTCATAATTATCAGGTTAGCACTTGGGAAGATGAAAACGGAATTATTCGCATTCTGGGTAATGTAAAAACGGTAGGAGATAATCCCGCTTTGGCAGAATGGACTCCTGAAGAACCGTTTACAGGACCTCCCACACCTGCCAATTTAACTGTGAAACCCTTAAATGAAAGCTCTATAAAGGTTTCCTGGACCTCTACCGGTGCTCCGGAATATGCTCTATATAGAAAAGATGAGGAAGGAAATGTAACCAGGAATATTTTAACTGGTGTTACTAGTTTTACCGATACTAATTTGCAACAGGGCAAAGTATATAAGTATGCCATTGCTTCCTGTGACCCTTCTTATACACCAATTGAAAGTATCATAGGTCCCTGGATTGAAGGAATTCCTTTGCCTAAACCTGAATTGGTACAAATTACTTTTGCGGGACAAAAAGAATTACGCTTGTTCTTCAATCAAGAAATGCCGGGAGCTATTATCAATCCTGCCTGTTATTATGTGAGTAACGGAATGGGCAATCCTGTTTCCGCTAATAGTATTTCCGCCAATTCTGGCGTCCAATTGCGATTTAGAAATAATTTTCCTGCTATTGATTCCCTCTTTGTTTTAGAACTTAGAAATATATATGGAATCAGTGGAGTGGAACCGGAAACCCCTTTCTATTATTTTGCCTACATAGAAGATATAATTCCTCCCGAAATTACTGGAGTTAAGGTTTTGCCTTCCAAACAGGAAATTACTATCCAGTTCAGTGAAGAAATATCATCTTTGCCGGCTTTGTATCCTGCTAATTATAATTTACATTGCCCTAAAAACGATCCTGACAATAAAATTGTTTCTGTTTCTCATTCTGTGGATACGGTAACAATTAAGTTTGCAGAAAAGCTGAAATTCAGCAATTATGCTTATTATTTGGAAGTGAATAACATAACCGATCTGGCGGGAAACTTGATTTCACCTCAAGGTAATTTAGTTCGCTTTAGCATTCAAAACCTGGATAATCTGGAAAACTTGAATGTTTATCCCAATCCTGTTACTTCCAAACATTCACCGCAAGTTACCTTTATCAACTTTCCGGTAAATAAAAAAGGGAAAATTGCCATCTACAGCAGTAGCGGACAACTTGTTTTTCAAGATGATATAGGACCCTTTAGTGTAGAAAACAATAATATTACTTACACCTGGAATTTACGGAATAACAATCAGCGTCCTGTTTCCAGTGGAATTTATTTCTATGTAGTGGAAATGGGAGGCAAAATCAAACGCGGTAAACTTGCCATCATTAAATAA
- a CDS encoding DUF5658 family protein has protein sequence MFWKVIAAIFCSPVFTLILCIIFLLLNILDGHSTYLVLKPDKYHREKNPLARWVFQKLKIPAGIIIFKTILMSILILAIAYFTAWEPLTVNIAMLIADLLFLVVVLHNYHLYFRLSRKE, from the coding sequence ATGTTTTGGAAGGTAATTGCTGCCATATTTTGTTCTCCAGTGTTTACCCTTATTTTGTGCATAATTTTCCTTCTGCTGAACATTTTGGATGGGCATTCTACTTATTTGGTGCTGAAACCGGATAAATATCACCGAGAAAAAAATCCCCTTGCCCGCTGGGTTTTCCAAAAACTGAAAATCCCTGCCGGTATAATTATTTTCAAGACCATTTTGATGAGTATTCTGATTTTGGCTATTGCTTATTTTACTGCCTGGGAACCGTTAACCGTTAATATTGCAATGCTTATTGCAGACCTTCTTTTTCTGGTTGTTGTTTTGCATAACTATCATCTTTATTTTCGTTTATCCCGAAAAGAATAA